The window ATCCAGAACCAGGCGTCGCGCTTCGGCTTCTTCCGTGGGCAGTTCAGCCAACAGCAGTTGCAGGTCGATCCGGTGGCCGGCGTTGCGGACATCGAGCTGGTCTACGTCAGCGGCCCGCGCTCGACCCTTGGCAAGGTCGAATTCAGCGGCGACTACCCCTTCGACGACGAACTCCTGCAGCGCATGGTGCCGTTCGAGGACGGTACTCCCTACGACTCCGAGCTGATCGCCGACCTCAACCAGGCGCTGCAATCCTCCGGCTACTTCGACGGTGTGCGCGTGGACGCGGCGCCGCAGGCCAAGGCCAGTTCCGACGTGATTCCGGTGAATGTCCACCTGCAGGTGCGCAAGCCGCGGACCATGGGCCTCGGCTTGGGCTTCTCCACCGACGTCGGGCCGCGCGCCAAGGCCAACTGGACGCGCCACTGGGTCAACCCGCAGGGGCACAGCCTGGGCTGGGAGGCGGAAGTCTCCTCCCCCCGGCAGAACATCGGCGCCTGGTACGAGATTCCCCTGGACCCGCCGTTGACCGACAAGCTGCGCTTCACCAGCGGCTACCAGAACGAAGACCTGGTGGACACCCAGAGCAAGCTGCTCACCCTCGGCAGCGAATGGCACCACAAGCTCGACAGCGGCTGGCAGCGGGTGGTGTCGCTGAACTGGCAGCGCGAAGAATACAAGCTGGGCGACGACTCGGGCCTGAGTAGCTTCCTCATGCCGGGGATCGGTTATTCGATCCTCGAAGCCGACAACAAGGTCGACCCCAGCCACGGCTATCGCCTGCAATTCGACGTGAAGGGCGCCAAGGAAGGTTTTCTGGCCGATGCCGACGTCGCCCACGTCAATGCGCTGGCCAAGGGGCTGACCAGCTTCTGGGGCGGCCAGCGTCTGCTCGGGCGCATCCAGGTCGGCGGTATCGCCACCAACGACTATTCCTCGATCCCGCCGTCGCTGCGCTTCTTCGCCGGTGGTGACCAGAGCGTTCGCGGTTACGACTACCAGACACTGTCGCCGAAGAACTCCGAGGGTGATCGCATCGGTGGGCGCTACATGGTCGCCGGCAGCGTGGAGTACCAGTACCCGATTGCCGAGCGCTGGCGGCTGGCGGCCTTCGTCGATCAGGGCAACGCCTTCAACTCACTGGACTTCCCGTCGATCAAGACCGGCGTGGGTATCGGTATCCGCTGGGTTTCCCCGGTCGGGCCGCTGCGCCTGGATCTCGCCGACGGCCTGGACGAGGACGGCGGCATCCGTATCCACTTCTCCATGGGGCCTGAACTGTGAACCGTGCGGGCTGGATGCGCACCATGCGCTGGCTGCTGGGCGGGCTGCTCGGCCTGATCCTGCTATCGATAGCGGGCCTGTCGGCATTGCTGGGCACCGAAGCGGGTAGCCGAATGGCGTTGCAGCGGGTGCCGGGTTTGACCTTGGATGGCTTCAGCGGCCGCCTGGCCGGCGCCTTCACCGCGAGGCGCCTGGAGTGGAGCGACGGCGCCACCCGCCTGGTGCTCGACGAGCCGGATATCGACTGGTCGCCGGGCTGCCTGCTGCGCATGGCGCTGTGCCTGAGCCGCGTGGCGGCGAAGGAGATACGGCTGACCCTGCCGCCAAGCGAGTCGAGCGAGTCTTCCGGGCCGATCCAGTTGCCGAGCCTGAACCTGCCGCTGGCCCTGGAGCTGGGCGACGTGCGTATTGGCCGCTTCCTGCTCGATGACCAGGAGCAGCTGCGCGACACCAACCTGGTGGCGAACTGGGACCCTGAAGGTCTGCACATCCAGTCGGCGACGCTGGCGCGGGGTGATCTGCGCCTGTCGCTCTCCGGCCTGCTCAAGCCCACCCAAGGGTGGCCATTGCAGGCGCAGGGCAGCCTCGATCTGCCGGCCGTGGGCGGCAAGCCCTGGTCGCTGAAGCTGCAGGTCGATGGCGAACTGCAAGGTCACCTGAAGTTGCAGGCACAGAGCAGCGGCTACCTCAATGGCCAGTTGCAGGGTGATGTGCAGCCGCTGGCGGAGAACCTGCCGGCCCAGGCCCTGGTGCTGGCCGACGGATTCAAGGCGGATGCCGCGCTGCCCGATACGCTGACGCTGAATCAGGTTCGCCTGAACGCCAATGGCGACCTGAAGAACGGCTACCAGATCGCCGGCGCGGCCCTGTTGCCGGCCGAAGACAGTCCGGTGGTGCTGACCCTGCGTGGCCGCGTCGATGCCCAGGGGGCGGATATCGCCGCACTCGATCTGACGGCCGCCCAGGCACAGCGCCTGGGCGTGCAGGGACGGCTCGACTGGAAGGATGGCTTCGCCGCCGACGCCACCCTTGACTGGCTGGACTTCCCCTGGCGGCGCCTGTACCCGGCCATCGAGGAACCGCCGGTGAGCGTGCACAGCCTTAAGGCCGAGGTGCAGTATCGCGACGGCGCCTACCTGGGCAATTTCGATGCCGCGCTGAACGGTCCGGCGGGCGCCTTCACCCTGGCCAGTCCGGTCTCCGGCAACCTCTCGGAAGTCTTCCTGCCGTCGCTGCAGCTGGTGGCGGGGCAGGGCAAGGCCGCGGGCCATGTGAGGGTCGGCTTCGCCGACACTCTCAGCTGGGACGCCGCCCTCGATCTACGCGACCTCGACCCCGCCTACTGGCTGGAGCAGATGCCGGGCCGCCTGGGCGGGCCGCTGCGCAGCCAGGGCTCGCTCAAGGGCGGCAACCTGAACCTGACCGCGAACCTCGACCTGCAAGGGCGCCTGCGTGGCCAGCCAGCCTTGCTCAGGGCACGTGCCGAGGGTGCCGGGCAGTCGTGGAAGGCCGACGAGTTGACCCTGCAACTGGGCGACAACCGCATCACCGGCCAGGCGGCGCTGGACCAGCGTCTCTCCGGCAAGCTGGACCTCGCCCTGAATCAATTGGGCCAACTGTGGCCGCAGCTCGCCGGCCAACTGGGCGGGCGACTCGACCTGGCCGGCACCCTGCAGGCACCGCAGGGGCAACTGGCGCTCAACGGCCAGCGCGTCGCCTACGCCGGCCAGAGCCTGCGCAGCCTGGCGCTGGACGCCAAACTGGATGCCGCCCAGCGCGGCCGCCTGGACCTGCAGATACAGGGCCTGCGCAGCGGCGACACGCGCCTGGGCACGCTCAAGCTGGAAGGCAGCGGCGACAAGCAGCGCCAGCAGCTCTCGCTGAACCTGCAAGGCAAGCCGGTGGTCCTTGCGCTGAACCTCGACGGCACCTGGAACGGCCGCGACTGGCGTGGCCGCCTGGCGCAGGGCGACATCCAGAGCGGCGGGCAGGACTGGCGCCTGCAGCAGCCGGCGAAGCTGGAGCGACTGGCCGATGGCCGGCTGACCCTGGGCGCGCATTGCTGGGCCTCGGGCCCGGCCAGCCTGTGCGCCGAAGACCAGCGCCTGATGCCCGACCCGCGCCTGCGCCTGCACTTGCGCCAGTTCCCGCTGGACAGCCTGGCGCGCTGGCTGCCAGAAGACTTCGCCTGGCGCGGCCAGCTGGACGGCGACGTGCAACTGGACCTACCGGCCAGCGGCCCGAACGGTTCGATCCTGCTCAATGCCGGCAGCGGCACGCTGCGCCTGAAGGAACAGGACGACTGGGTCGACTTCCCCTACCAGAGCCTGCAACTGGAAAGCCGCCTGACACCCCGGCGCATCGATACCAGCCTGCAGTTCCATGGCGAGAAGCTGGGCACGCTGGATGCCCAGGTGCAGCTCGACCCCCGGCCGAAGTCCAAGCCGCTGAGCGGCAGCTTCAGCCTCAACGGCTTGGACCTGTCCATCGCACGGCCCTTCGTGCCCGCGGTGGAAACCCTCAAGGGACGGCTCCACGGTAACGGGCGGATTTCCGGCGGCCTGCTGGCGCCACGGGTGGACGGCGAGCTGCGTCTGGTCGATGGCGAGGTCTCCGGCGGCGACCTGCCGACGCGCCTGGAACAGCTGCAGGTGCAGGCGCGTATCGCCGGCGAACAGGTGGACCTGAGCGGCCACTGGACGGCCGGGGAGCATGGCAACGGCAACCTGTCCGGGCGGATCGCCTGGAACGAGGCGCTGGATGTCGACCTGAACGTGCGCGGCAACCGTCTGCCGGTGACGATCGACCCGTACGCGGAACTGGAGGTCGCGCCGGACCTGGCGATCCGCATGGCCGGCGAGGGCCTGGCGGTTTCCGGCAAGGTGCAGGTGCCCAGCGGCGCCATCACCATTCGCCAGCTCCCGCCATCGACGGTCAAGGTGTCGGACGACACCGTGATCGTCGGCCAGAAGCAGGAGCAGAAGGCCGCCGCCGCACTGCACATGGACGTCGACGTGATCGTCGGTGAGGACAAGCTGACCTTCTCCGGCTTTGGCCTGAACGCGGAGCTGGCCGGCCAGGTGCACGTGGGCGACAACCTCGACACCCGTGGCGAGCTGCGCCTGAACAAGGGCCGCTACCGTGCCTACGGACAGAAGCTGACCATCCGCCGTGCGCGCCTGCTGTTCGCCGGACCCATCGACCAGCCGTACCTGGATATCGAGGCGATCCGCAAGGTCGACGACGTGATCGCCGGCCTGCGCCTGACCGGCAACGCCGAGCAGCCGCGCAGCGAGGTGTTCTCGGAACCGGCGATGAGCCAGCAGCAGGCGCTGTCCTACCTGGTGCTGGGCCGGCCGATGAGCACCGGCGAGGACAGCAACATGATGGGCGAGGCGGCGCTGGCGCTGGGCCTGGCCGGAAGCGCGCCGCTCACCGGCGAGGTCGCGCAGAAGCTGGGCATCCAGGACTTCCAGCTGGACACCGAGGGCACCGGCAACAGCACCAGCGTGGTCGCCAGCGGCCAGCTCTCCGACAAGCTCAGCCTGCGCTATGGCGTGGGGGTGTTCGAGCCGGCCAATACCATCGCCTTGCGCTACCTGCTGAGCAAGAAGGTGTATCTGGAGGCGGCCAGCGGCCTGGCCAGCTCGCTGGATATCTTCTACAAGCGCGACTTCTGATGCCCTGGGTCTGGGGGGCCCGGCAGGCACTGCCGCCAGCCTTCATTGCGCCTTAAGAAAGGCTCTACAGACTTCCTGTGCCGTCGATTTTCCGACGGTTACGGGGAGTCAACATGCGCCTGGACCACCTCAGGACCCACCTGCTCGAATTCATCAACAAGGGCTTTCCGGCCCGTCAGTTGCGCCGTCTGGCTGCACGCGACCTGTTGCGCGGGGCTGCGGCGGGACGGCGGGCGCCCGCGCCGCTGGCCGGAGCCTTGCTGGAGTGGTCGGTGCTGGAACCCCAGGACGCGCTCGATCGCCTGGACAGCCGCCGCGAAGGACTCAGCGAGTCGGAGGCGCAAGAGCGACTCGTACGCTTGGGGCCGAACGAGGTGGAACAGGACCGCCCGATCGGTGCCTGGCTGCACCTCTGGTACTGCTACTGCAATCCCTTCAACCTGCTGCTGAGCCTGCTGGCAGCGATCTCCTGGGTGACCGAGGACGCCGAGGCCGCCGTGGTGATCGGCAGCATGGTGGGGATTTCCACGTTGCTGCGCTTCGTCCAGGAGAAGCGCTCGAACCGCGCCGCCGAGCGCCTCAAGGCGATGGTCAGCAACACCGCCACGGTGTTCCGCAGCCCCGATGGCGAAGGGCCGTCGAGCCGGGTTGAGGTGCCGATTCGCCAACTGGTGCCTGGCGATGTGCTGTGGCTCTCGGCTGGCGACATGGTGCCGGCGGACGTGCGCCTGCTCAGCGCCAAGGACCTGTTCGTCGGCCAGGCGGCGCTGACCGGTGAATCGCTGCCGGTGGAGAAGTTCGCCCAGCTGCGCGACGCCCGTCAGGGCAACCCGCTGGAGCGCGACAACCTCTGCTTCATGGGCACCAACGTCATCAGTGGTTCGGCGCAGGCCGTGGTGGTTGGCACCGGCGCACGGACCTATTTCGGCTCGCTGGCCGAGCGGGTGATCGCGACGGACCCGGCGCCCACCGCCTTCCAGGCTGGGGTGAACAAGGTCAGCTGGCTGCTGATCCGCTTCATGCTGGTGATGGCGCCGCTGGTGCTGCTGATCAATGGTTTCACCAAGGGTGACTGGCTGGAGGCAGCGCTGTTCGCGTTGTCCATCGCGGTTGGCCTGACCCCGGAAATGCTCCCGATGATCGTCACGTCGACCCTGGCCAAGGGCGCGGTGGCGCTGAGCCGGCGCAAGGTGATCGTCAAGCGCCTGGACGCCATCCAGAACTTCGGGGCGATGGACATCCTCTGCACCGACAAGACCGGCACCCTGACCCAGGACCGCATCGTGCTGGAGCGCCATACCGACGCCTTTGGCCAGGCCCAGGACCGCGTCCTGCAACTGGCCTTCCTCAACAGCCACCACCAGACCGGGCTGAAGAACCTGCTGGACGTGGCCGTGCTGGAGCACGTCGAGTTGCGCCATGCGTTGCGGGTGGACAGCCGCTACCGCAAGATCGACGAGATTCCCTTCGACTTCGCCCGCCGGCGCATGTCGGTGGTGGTCCGCGAGCCGGACGACCGCCACCTGCTGATCTGCAAGGGCGCACTGGAAGAGGTGCTGGACGTCTGCGTTTCGGTGGAGGCCGGCGACACCGTGGTGCCGCTGGACGGCGAGCACCTGGCGAGCATTCGCGCGGTGGCCGAGGGGCTCAACCAGGAAGGTCTGCGAGTGGTCGCGGTGGCGACCCGCGAACTGCCGCCGGAGCGCGAAGGCTATGGCGTGGCCGACGAGGCGCGGCTGTGTCTGGCCGGCTACATCGCCTTCCTCGATCCGCCGAAGGAAACCACCGCCCCGGCGTTGCGCGCGCTAGCGGAAAACGGCGTGGCGGTGAAGGTGCTGACTGGCGACAACGAGCGGGTCACCCTGAAGGTCTGCCGCGACGTCGGTCTGCCGGTGCAGGGCGTGCTCCTCGGCCCGCAGCTGGACAGCCTCGATGACCCGACGCTGGGCGAGCGGGCCGAGCGCACCACGCTGTTCGCCAAGCTCACCCCAGGCCACAAGGAGCGGCTGGTGCGCGTGCTGCGCGAGCGCGGGCACGTGGTGGGCTTCCTCGGCGATGGCATCAACGACGCCCCGGCGCTGCGCACCGCGGACATCGGCATTTCGGTGGACTCTGCGGTGGACATCGCCAAGGAAGCCGCCGACCTGATCCTGCTGGAAAAGAGCCTGCTGGTGCTGGAAGAAGGGGTGATCGAAGGCCGCCGTACCTTCGCCAACATGCTCAAGTACATCCGCATGACCGCCAGTTCCAATTTCGGCAATGTGTTCAGCGTGCTGGTGGCCAGCGCCTTCATTCCCTTCCTTCCGATGCTGCCGTTGCAGCTGTTGGTGCAGAACCTGCTGTACGACCTGTCGCAGATCGCCATTCCCTTCGACCACGTCGATGACGAGCAGCTGCGCAGCCCGCAGCAATGGAATCCCGGCGGGCTGGGGCGCTTCATGGTGTTCTTCGGGCCGATCAGTTCGCTGTTCGACATTGCCACCTTCCTGGTCCTGTGGTTCGCCCTGGGCGCCAATGCGCCGCAGCACCAGGCGCTGTTCCAATCCGGCTGGTTCGTCGAGGGGCTGATCTCGCAGCTGCTGGTGGTGCACATGATCCGCACCCGGCGCATTCCGTTCCTGCAGAGCCGCGCGGCCTGGCCGCTGCTGGGCATGACCCTGGCGCTGGTTGCCGTGGCGATCTTCCTGCCCATGGGGCCGCTGGCCCATTCGTTCCACATGCAGGCGCTGCCGCTGGCGTACTGGCCGTGGCTGGCGGGCATCCTGGCGGGATACATGGTGCTGACCCAGGCGGTGAAGGGCCGGTTTGCGCGCCGCTATGGCTGGGATCGCAGCGAGCGACCGCGTCCACGGGCATCGATGGCGCTGGGCGAGGGCGCGGAGGCCTGAGTCGAACGCCGGCAGTTTCAGGCAAGTCTGCGCAGGACCAGGCAAACCGCTCGGCGCTTTCTTCGCGTATCGTCGCGGCGCGTGCCGGGCATAGCGCCTAGGCTGAATCGATCCGTGCCGGAACCTGCGGGTTCTGGCCGCCCCATCACCCGAGGAAGAGGTGAACTCGCAGATGATTACCGTGAACCTGAACGGCAAGGACCATGAATTCGACGCGCCCGGCGAGATGCCGCTGCTCTGGGCCCTGCGCGACATCGCCGGGCTGACCGGCACCAAGTACGGCTGCGGCATGGCGCTGTGCGGCGCCTGCACGGTGCACATCGACGGCCAGCCGACCCGCTCCTGCGTCACGCCGCTGGCGGCGGTGGCGGGCAAGAAGGTCACCACCATCGAGGCGGTGAACGAGCAGCCCGCCGGCAAGGCCGTCCAGGACGCCTGGCGGCGGCTGGACGTGGTGCAGTGCGGTTACTGCCAGTCCGGGCAGATCATGTCCGCCACCGCGCTCCTTGCCTCCAACAAGGCGCCCAGCGATGCCGACATCGACACGGCCATGAGCGGCAACATCTGCCGCTGCGCCACCTACGCGCGGATTCGCGCGGCCATCCACGACGCCGCCAAGACCCTGGCCTGAGGAGCTTCGACATGCGCGATACCCGCATCGATCAGGAAGAGGCGCAGCAGCGCGGCATCTTCAATCTCAGCCGCCGGCATTTCCTCCGGGGCGCCGGTGGCCTGGCTCTGGGCATCTACTTCGCGCCGCTGCTCGCGCGCATGGGCGAGGCGCAGGCGGCCGGTGATTTCGAACCCAACGCCTTCGTGCGCATCGCCCCCGACGGCACGGTGACGGTGATCGCCAAGCACGTGGAAATGGGGCAGGGCAGCTATACGGGCCTCGCCACGCTGGTGGCCGAGGAACTGGATGCCGACTGGGCCCATGTGCGCGTGGAAGGCGCGCCGGCCGATGCCAAGCGCTACGCCAACCTGGCCTTCGGCAATCTGCAGGGCACCGGCGGCAGTACCGCCACCGCCAACTCCTTCGAGCAGATGCGCAAGGCCGGCGCCAGCGCGCGCGCCATGCTGGTGGCCGCCGCCGCCGAGCAATGGAAGGTGCCCGCCGCTCAGATCGAAGTGCATGACGGCGTGGTGACCCACGCCGCTTCCGGACACAAGGCCGGCTTCGGCGAACTGGCCGAGGCGGCGGCCAAGCAGCCGGTGCCCGCCGAAGTGAAGCTGAAGGACCCGAAGGACTTCAAGCTGATCGGCCAGGCGAAGCTGGCGCGCATCGACAGCAGCGGCAAGACCGATGGCTCGGCGGTGTTCACCCAGGACATCCACCTGCCGGACATGCTGGTGGCCGTGGTCGCCCACCCGCCACGCTTCGGCGGGGTACCGGCCAAGGTTGACTCGACCAAGGCCAAGGCGGTGCCCGGCGTGGTCGCGGTGGTGCAGTTCCCCGGCAGCGACAGGCGCTTCGCCGGTGTGGCCGTGCTGGCCAAGAACACCTGGGCCGCCCGCCAGGGTCGTGATGCCTTGCAGGTCGAGTGGGACGAGAGCAAGGCGTTCAAGATGGGCAGCAAGGAAATCTTCGCCCAGTACCGCGAGATGGCCGGCAAGCCCGGTTTGGTGGCGCGCAACGTGGGCGATGTCGACAAGGCCCTGAAGCAGCCGGCCAAGCTCATCGAGGCGGAGTACGAGTTCCCGTTCCTGGCCCACGCGGCGATGGAACCGTTGAACTGCGTGGTTCAGCTCAAGGATGACGGTGGCTGCCAGATCTGGAATGGCGAGCAGTGGCAGACCGCCGACCAGGCGGCGGTGGCGCAGTTGCTGGGCGTCAAGCCGGAGCAGGTGTCGATCACCCAGCTGTACGCTGGCGGCAGCTTCGGCCGGCGCGCCAATCCGCATTCGGACTACGTGCTGGAGGCTGCGGCGATCGCCAAGGCCGCCCATGAGCAGGGCATCAAGGCGCCGGTGAAGATGGTCTGGACCCGCGAGGACGATACCCGTGGCGGCTATTACCGCCCGGCGTTCCTGCACCGCGCACGGCTGGCGGTGGATGCTTCGGGCAACCTCGTGGGCTGGGAGCAGCGCCTGGTCGGCCAGTCCTTCATCCTCGGCACGCCGTTCGAGAAGATCATGGTCAAGGATGGCATCGACAAGATCGCCGTGGAGGGCGCGGACGACCTACCCTATGCGGTGCCCAACCTGCGCGTCGAGCAGGCGCTGGCCGAGAACGTCACGGTGCCGACCCAGTGGTGGCGCTCCGTGGGGCATACCCATACGGCGTTCTCCACCGAGACGCTGGTGGACGAGGCCGCCATCGCTGCTGGCAAGGACCCCTACGAGTTCCGCCACGCCCTGCTCAAGGACTATCCCCGCCATCGCGGCGTACTGGAGCTGGCGGCGCAGCGGGCCAACTGGAAGGCGCCGCTGGCGAAGGGCGCCGAGGGCGAGCAGCGCGGCCGGGGCATCGCCGTGCACGAGTCGTTCGGCAGCTTCGTGGCCCAGGTGGTGGAGGTGACGGTCAAGGCAGACCACAGCTTCAAGGTGGACCGCGTGGTCTGCGCGGTGGACTGCGGCCTGGCGATCAACCCGGACGTGATCACGGCGCAGATGGAAGGCGGCATCGGCTTCGCCCTGTCGGCGGCGCTGCACAGCGCCATCACCCTGACGGACGGGAAGGTCGACCAGTCCAACTTCCACGACTTCCAGGTCCTGCGCATCAACGAGATGCCGGTGGTGGAGGTGCACATCGTGCCGTCCGCGGTACCGCCGACCGGGGTTGGCGAGCCCGGCGTGCCGCCGCTGGCGCCGGCGCTGGCCAACGCGCTGTTCGCCGCCACCGGCAAGCGCATCCGCACCTTGCCGATCGGCAATCAGTTACAGGCGTGATGCACCGGATCGCCTCTCTCCCGTGAGACGGAGAGGGGCGGCTCCACAGCCTACGCCTCGCGCTTCCCACCCTCGGCGCGAAACCGCTCCGGCGTCGTTCCGGTGTAGCGCTGGAATGCCCGGTGGAAGCTGGTCACATGCTCGTAGCCGAGCAGGAAGGCGATCTCCTGCAAGGCCATGCGGCTGGCCAGCAGGTAGCGCTGGGCCAGCGCCATGCGCACCTCCAGCACGATGCCCTTGAAGGTCAGCCCATCCGCGCGCAACCGCCGTTGCAGCGTGTAGGGCGGCATGCGCAGCCAGGCGGCGGTCTGTTCCAGGTCGGGCAGGGGGATGCGGGCGTTCTGCAGCAGATAGAAACGCACGTCGTCCGGCAGTGTCTGGCCGCGCTCGAAGCTGGCCAGGGTCGCCGCGCCCTGGGCCTGGCACAGGCGCGTCACCGTCGGGTTGGCGGTGGAAAAGGGGCGGTCGTGGAATTCCCGGGGAATCCACAGTTCCGCCTGGGCGGCGTTGAACCGGCACTGCCCGGGGAACAGCTCCTGGTAGACCTTCGCATGGGCCGGCGGCGGGTAGGGTAGGTGGACCTGCATGCCGGTGCAGTCTTCCAGCTCCGGCAAGCGCTGACACAGCCAGCGCCAGGTGCTGCTCAGCCATTCCTCGCACAGCGCGTTGCGCTCCACCTCGCTGAACGGCGGCAGTTGCAGGGTCAGGCGGATGTGGCTGGCGTCTTCGTCGCGCTGGGTGTGGATCGGGTGCGGCATCAGGCTGGACGGCTGGCCGAGGGATATGTCCCAGGAACGCCTTAGGTTGGCCGCGCTGATCAGCGCATAGCCGATCACGCCCAGGTCGTAGAGGTTGTAGCGCTGGCCGAGGCGCAGGAAGAAGTCGCTGGAACCCAGCAGCCCGGCGGCCTGTTGCAGCAGGCGGTAATAGCGGGCGAAGTTCATCTCGGCGGCGGCCGCTTCACCGCCTGGCGGCAGCCCCAGGCCGCCGAGCAGCGGTGCCAGCGCCGGCAGGGCGGGGCGCGCCTGCCATTCTTCAAGGAAGTGACGGAACAGCTGGCGGGCGGCGTAATCGATGTCGAAGGACGCGGTGGGCATGGCGGCGTTCTGGTCGGCTAAGAGATTGTCATCTTGTGCTAGCGAGTTGTCATCTTATGCTAGTCGAGCGGTAAAAGCCGAGCCCTATACTGCGCCTACGGACAAGAACTACAAGGGCTTCCCATGACCGCTCCGGACCGCTTCCGCTCCTCCAATTCCCCCACCGACCGCTTCGCCGAACTGCTGCTGCACAACGGCCGCTTCTACACCCTCGACCCCGCCCAGCCCTGGGCCGAGGCGGTGGCCATCCGCGATGGCCGCCTGCTGGCGGTGGGGCGTCGCGAGGAGATGGAACACCTGGTCGGCCCGGATACCCTGGTGCGCGATCTGGACGGCGCCTTCTGCATGCCCGGCCTGCACGACATGCACACCCACCCGGACCTCGCCCTGGCGCCGCGCTACGCCGACGACCTCGACGTCGGCATCGAGGACCCGACCCCGGAGCAGCTGGCCAAGGCCATCCGCGACTACGCCGCCAGCCACCCCGGCGACGGCTGGATCTACGGCCAGTACTGGGTCCGCTACACCTTCCGCGAGGCGGGGCTGAAGCCAGGCCGCGAGTGGCTCGACAGCATCATGCCGGACCGCCCGGTGGCGCTGCTCGACCGCATGTGGGGCACCATGATGGTCAACTCCCGCGCGCTGGAGCTGGCCGGCATCGACGCCGACACGCCCGATCCGCGCAATGGCTACCTGGAGCGCGACGAGCTCACCGGCGAGCCCAAGGGCCTGATGATCGACGGCGCCTACGCGCTGATCCACGCCGCCATGCCGCCGACCCCGGCCAAGGTGTTGCGCCAGTCTTACCGCGACGGCGTGCACTTCCAGAGCTCCCGTGGCGTCACCGCAGCCAAGTATGTGCACGTCTGCGAGAACCGCCTGGACGCCCTCAAGCACCTGGACGACGCCGGGCAACTGACCCTGCGCGTGGAAGCGGCGATCAGCTGGCAGGACGACATCTTCCCGGTGCGCCGGCGCTGGGAACTGCTCAGCGGCGAGCGTCACTACTACCGCAGCGCGCGGCTGTCGGCGAACGCGGTGAAGTTCCACTTCGACGGCACCGTGGAGCCGCGCTCTTCCTTCCTGATTACGCCTTGGCCAGGTGAAGACGGGCCGGGCGGGAACGCCTGGCGCGGCAAGCTCAACCTGACCCCCGAGCACATCACCGACATGGTGGTGGACATGGACCGTCGCGGCATCCGCGTCATCGCCCACTGCACCGGCGATGCAGCGTCCGACGTGTTCCTCGATGCGGTGGCCGAGGCGCGTCGGCGCAACGGCTTCAGCGGCGTGCGCCACCAGTGCGCGCACAGCACCATCCTGCATCCGGGCAACCTCAGGCGCTTCCGCGAACTGGACGTGATCGCCGAGTTCTCCCCGGCGGCCTGGTACCCGACGCCCTTCGCCAGCGGCGCGCGCTCCGGTTATGGCCCGGACCGCCTCAAGCGCATCTACGACTTCAAGGGCGTACTGGCCGCCGGCGGCATCGCGGTGTTCGGCACCGACTGGCCGGTGGCGTCCATCGACCCCTGGCTGGCGCTGGAAACCCTGGTCACCCGGCAGAACCCCTGGAACGACGACCCGGCCTGCTTCGGCGAGCCGATCA of the Pseudomonas sp. PSE14 genome contains:
- a CDS encoding xanthine dehydrogenase family protein molybdopterin-binding subunit; its protein translation is MRDTRIDQEEAQQRGIFNLSRRHFLRGAGGLALGIYFAPLLARMGEAQAAGDFEPNAFVRIAPDGTVTVIAKHVEMGQGSYTGLATLVAEELDADWAHVRVEGAPADAKRYANLAFGNLQGTGGSTATANSFEQMRKAGASARAMLVAAAAEQWKVPAAQIEVHDGVVTHAASGHKAGFGELAEAAAKQPVPAEVKLKDPKDFKLIGQAKLARIDSSGKTDGSAVFTQDIHLPDMLVAVVAHPPRFGGVPAKVDSTKAKAVPGVVAVVQFPGSDRRFAGVAVLAKNTWAARQGRDALQVEWDESKAFKMGSKEIFAQYREMAGKPGLVARNVGDVDKALKQPAKLIEAEYEFPFLAHAAMEPLNCVVQLKDDGGCQIWNGEQWQTADQAAVAQLLGVKPEQVSITQLYAGGSFGRRANPHSDYVLEAAAIAKAAHEQGIKAPVKMVWTREDDTRGGYYRPAFLHRARLAVDASGNLVGWEQRLVGQSFILGTPFEKIMVKDGIDKIAVEGADDLPYAVPNLRVEQALAENVTVPTQWWRSVGHTHTAFSTETLVDEAAIAAGKDPYEFRHALLKDYPRHRGVLELAAQRANWKAPLAKGAEGEQRGRGIAVHESFGSFVAQVVEVTVKADHSFKVDRVVCAVDCGLAINPDVITAQMEGGIGFALSAALHSAITLTDGKVDQSNFHDFQVLRINEMPVVEVHIVPSAVPPTGVGEPGVPPLAPALANALFAATGKRIRTLPIGNQLQA
- a CDS encoding amidohydrolase; translation: MTAPDRFRSSNSPTDRFAELLLHNGRFYTLDPAQPWAEAVAIRDGRLLAVGRREEMEHLVGPDTLVRDLDGAFCMPGLHDMHTHPDLALAPRYADDLDVGIEDPTPEQLAKAIRDYAASHPGDGWIYGQYWVRYTFREAGLKPGREWLDSIMPDRPVALLDRMWGTMMVNSRALELAGIDADTPDPRNGYLERDELTGEPKGLMIDGAYALIHAAMPPTPAKVLRQSYRDGVHFQSSRGVTAAKYVHVCENRLDALKHLDDAGQLTLRVEAAISWQDDIFPVRRRWELLSGERHYYRSARLSANAVKFHFDGTVEPRSSFLITPWPGEDGPGGNAWRGKLNLTPEHITDMVVDMDRRGIRVIAHCTGDAASDVFLDAVAEARRRNGFSGVRHQCAHSTILHPGNLRRFRELDVIAEFSPAAWYPTPFASGARSGYGPDRLKRIYDFKGVLAAGGIAVFGTDWPVASIDPWLALETLVTRQNPWNDDPACFGEPISLEQAIRVATLNGAYAMGLEHLTGSLEAGKSADFIVLDRDLFAAPARNYIHRTEVQLTFVEGRPVYDRLGQFSDTPLEAVWKGEPPRIEGVNA
- a CDS encoding AraC family transcriptional regulator, which gives rise to MPTASFDIDYAARQLFRHFLEEWQARPALPALAPLLGGLGLPPGGEAAAAEMNFARYYRLLQQAAGLLGSSDFFLRLGQRYNLYDLGVIGYALISAANLRRSWDISLGQPSSLMPHPIHTQRDEDASHIRLTLQLPPFSEVERNALCEEWLSSTWRWLCQRLPELEDCTGMQVHLPYPPPAHAKVYQELFPGQCRFNAAQAELWIPREFHDRPFSTANPTVTRLCQAQGAATLASFERGQTLPDDVRFYLLQNARIPLPDLEQTAAWLRMPPYTLQRRLRADGLTFKGIVLEVRMALAQRYLLASRMALQEIAFLLGYEHVTSFHRAFQRYTGTTPERFRAEGGKREA